tttcgaggaggaaggggggaaaggcccttctatacaagctgtgaaccGAGGAGAACACCTCATCAATTGGTCAATCaaaaccaccagggcccggaaagtctcggggtagcaaggctaaacaaaagcaccatgcatcatatttttactagctgattttattttcgtattgtctttaattttgaagaaaaagagCTCTATCTtccaaaacaattatgaattcaatcaaagcatttcagtttattatacatcccactcttattatttttctatcattcactttattttatacaacattactattacttgccttgacgatgaaccaacgattatgacttgcaacgagacaacgcaacaaacggatatggattcagaacaggatgatatactagaagaggtcatcagagaggttgagaattttgagaataggcctaagtctaacttggatgaaactgaggtcgttaatgtgggagatacagagaatgCCAAAGAAACGTGCATCAGTGTTCATCTGCCATCATCAGAAAAGAGAGAATACatggagttcctaaaggaatatgagaatgtattcgcctggtcgtatgatgatatgactggtctcagtacatccattGTAGCACACAAACTGCCAACATATCCAACATGTACGCCGGTAAAGCAGatgctcaggaaattcaaacccgacatgagtttgaagcctatatcttggggctcaaaatggccattgacaggaacgttcaggagttgctagtgatcggggattcggacttgctcatacatcaggtttgAGAAGAGTgagcaaccaagaactctaagatacttccctacttgcatcacatacaggagttaaggaaaaggttcacaaagacagagtttcagcacgtccccagagtccagaacgagtttgctgatgccttagctactttatcgtccatgatccagcatccagatacaaatttcattgatcccatcccagtaaagatccatgaacAGCTAGCTTATTGCccccacgttgaggaagaagcggatggaaaaccatggttccatgacatcaaggagtacttgacaataggggaatatctagaacttgccaacgctactcagaagcgcacacttcatAGGTTATCCAACagcttctttcacagtggaggaatcctgtacaggaggactcccgatttgggtatactaaggtgtgtcgaagcaaaggaagcatccaggctattggacgaagtgcatgcagggacctgtgggccgcacatgaatggttttgtcttagcgaAAAAGATACTCCGGGCATGGTATTTtttgatgactatggaaacagactgtattcGGTATGTTCACAGATGCCATTGCTGCCAGATACAtgtagatatgataaaggtgcctccaaatgagcttactgcagcaagttcaccatggccattcaccgcctggggaatggatgttatcggacctatcgagcctgctgCATCAAACatgcataggttcattctagtggcaattgattacgtcaccaaatgggtcaaagcagcaTCATATAAAGCAGTAACCTAGATGGTTGTGGCAGATTTTatccgcgaccgtattgtttgtcggtttggaattccgaaatcaatcatcactgataatggttccaatctcaacagcgacttgatgaaagcattatgtgaaacattcaaaatcaaacacaagaactctacaacctataggcctcagatgaatggagctgtggaggccgccaacaagaatatcaagaagatactaaggaagatggtcgaaggGCACAAACAATGGTATGAAAAATTATCATTTGCCTTactgggataccgcaccacagtccgcacatcgaccagagcaactccctacatgctggtttatggtacagaggcagtcatccCCGCCAAAGTAGAAATTCCCTTCttgaggatcatacaagaagtagagctggacgatgcagaatgggtaaaaggtcgctatgAGCAACTGACCCTTATAGACGAGAAAAAGGATGAAtgtagtttgccacggtcagttgtatcaaaaCAGAATATCcatagccttcaacaaaagagttaaaccaaggaagtttacaccggggcaactggtgttgacgaaaatattcccacatcaagatgaagcgaAGGGGAAGTTCTCCctcaattggcagggtccgtacatggttcaccgggttctaactggaggagcccttattcttgcagagatggatggagaagtctggccgaaacCAATCAACTCAGATGCAGTAAAATGTTACTATGTGCAATCTTCATACTTTCCCTATAGGAcataatttgaactacgcctgacttgattcccatttaagaggggatacgtaggcagccctatgggttcggtcataatttaataaaatttccattctCCCCTTCTATTGGAActgaggcaaaattttgaggaggaccctcaaaattccgaagttaattttagtccatgcatcgccagaagcgccagtcgtcggaaatgtccgctcagcaaattggggcaaaattttgaggaggaacctcaaaattccggagaaaaagaggttgcaatgtcttgaaccacgtcgcagtctttggttcatctaaagaaaactattttcgattatatattTACGTTACATtcactaaatcatgcataactattatccgaattgctgttgtttagcaacactaccccaatgaCGCACAACGCCAAAAGCctggggaagacgaactaaccttttccccctttacagaactcacgatttttctttggatgcagtcACTCAATTTGCAATATCATTAGATATATTTATGCACTCACACTTTCCTaggaatgcaacttctcagaatcatcacttgcccgcgATTGCTGTCCGTACACAGTCTCCCCGGCAGTCATATTGTCATAatcagctatcagctaagagatcttgcTACTAATTGTCCTTTTACATTCGCTTCATTGCACAAGGCTActtttttgccttccgaggttaagctctacctccatctgcattttgcattttacaaggctacttttctaccttccgagactaagcattgtctccatcctgcatctgcataaggctacttttttgccttccgagactaagcattgtctccagctgcattttttgcattgcataaggctacctttctgccttccgagacgaagcattgtctccatcctgaaTATCTCtacactgcataaggctacctttctgccttccgagactaagcattgtctccatcctgcatttctctgcactgcataaggctacctttctgccttccgatactaagcattgtctctatcctgcattttctgcatttcataaggctacctttctgccttccgagactaagaattgtctctatcctgcatttctctgcactgcataaggctacctttctgccttccgagactaagcattgtctccatcctgcatttctctgcactgcatgaggctacctttctgccttacgAGAcgaagcattgtctccatcctgcacctttatgccttccgagactaagcattgtctccatcctgcatttctctgcactgtataaggctacctttctaccttccaagactaagcattgtctccatcctgcatttctcttcACCGCacaaggctacttttctgccttccgagattaagctctacctccattgcataaggctacctttctgccttccgagactaagctctatctccatcctgcatggctgaagtACCGCCACCCTTTTATTTTcgtcttgcatcggctaaaagattgccaccttctgcatttcatgggctgaaagatcgctgaattgtccaaaggcgtcattgttcggaggcaacatttgcatagcccgagaacgccatgccatggctaGAGGACCCCAtcttatcttttgcatatcattattcaaagggaTCATGGTTCATAGACACCatttctcatagcccgagaacatcatttcatggcctgcgaattttATTTACAGTTTCCatagcccaggacgtcatggtccgaggacgtaATCCTAACCGTCCtaggacaacattcatggtccgatgggaacttgcatcacgtttaaatttacgcacgaTATATGCTTGTGTTGCTTACTTGCAGGTACACCGACTGGCAaaggccgtctcagcaggagcgatctcaCTCCGGTTCCCGTAGCTTATCGATTTTCAaaaacctctctcaatctaaacatcgcgttcgttcgtttcaaatctccatcggcatattccgtcaatggttcctgaactacatatgacctgattcctgtaagagcAGGGATAGGTAGGCAGCTTAAGAGCCAGAGCTCGGTCAGAATTCTTTGCAAAACGTttctttcggtcaaaattggccatcttatctttacccgacaactctttcatcctcctcaggtaaagaggggcagctattgatacccaatttttccctatgtattttttatactcaaaacaCTTCCAAAAAAGCATGTGCatgtatatataagcatgtccaggAGATTTGgcatttttccctaattttcaagatttttaaaatcaatttattgtctattttagcagtgcaaagtccataattattcccaaaatcatcaattttggtgaataatttatttcatcccatatttatactaaaatatacttaatataatttttgtgtatttttacaaatttatttggtattttaaaaactaaattgcatataattgcaattgtagcctactttaagataaatagcatttttataattataaaactggttccaatatttttaaactaatatttatatgttaattaattagttcagtgcttttaatttgtttttaaaatatttttactattttttataaaataaaagggaagaaatgattgtttaacatttagcctcatttatttcaattgtaaCCCCTTTTATATTTCGATTTGATCCACTAATTGACCCAATTCCAAACGCAATCTCGGACCACCCCAATCCCATTTAAACCCGGCCCTTAACCCATTTTACCTGGACCAAACGCCTtctaatccaggccgttgatcgaactgatcaacggccacgattttccctttccttttttaattcctccacacccctaaccctacaCCATTCTTCCAGATGTGCTGCCTCtaactcctctcttctctcaaacgctctcGAGATCTCTCGAAACACTAATCGCTCTCTTCCACCTCCAACCCCaaatccaccggaatccatggccgcTCTGGCCATGGACAACCTATACTCACCTCTTACTACTATCACATGCTTGATACCTGAAGGTTCAAGGCAAGAATTCAAGGGTCTTCGCTCAGACCTTCATCGATTCAAGGTTCTTAGCCAtatccggccttgctccggcatgtCTTAGCCTCCTGAGCCTGATTCCGACTTTatcgactcaagatcggaccttcttccaagcctttctcattctagggttcttctgaaaccctaactcttcgaTGTTTTCTcctattttcttagatctgttgtgtattcATGTTCTACTTGAGTGTTCAAATGATTTCCCCAACTTTTCCtacaaaaattactttcaaagccgtttcgtttccgatctagggttttctgaaaatgcttgaGTGTTTCTCCggctttattttccttttcttttatgtttATTTGCCTCTACTTTGTTCTGTGTTTTCCTTTtaccttgtatgttcttttactgaagTTTTTActctccgttcttgtatgttcttttactgtgTTTTATATACTtcatgcttgtatgttcttctaccatgttttcctTACTATGCCctcatatgcttttctactgtgttcaTATATGTTTTcgtcttctactgtgttccgcatgttactttgctagcatatttttctcatgagtttctgttgatgaaagaaTTATGTAAGAGGTTTAAACTCTGAAACCTCTAACcctgtttcaactacttgccttctcatctctattgtctgactCAACTCGAAACCCTAAGATTTGGGGATTTCTTGACATTTTGATCTTTTGTGTGCGAGTTAGGGTTCCACTCCAGGACCCTGGGCTCTCAGACTCATTGCGAGTCTGCAAACTAGGCTTATACCtcttcttgcttatgattctgaactttTCTTTGTTAAACTCTTCTTTAAATAATTTGACAAACCCCTCTGGTTTTCACATATCTGTGTGTTCTACATATGAGGACTCTGCCTTCAAAagtttttgattgatttttgaaATCCTTTAatgggggtttgattgattgttactgatttttcttttattgaacctcctttaccttttcctgacttggttcattcgaattgagttTGTAATTCTGATTTCTTGGCgattaattgattttctttccttatttgcatgaACCGTGTACTAttagacttttgccttaaatagcctttatgtatttaccccttttgtgctactttggaaaagtttttgatcaaattctttccttatttgttctgCCCGTTTGAAAccaaatcccttaactgaagggaaattctctgtgattgattgcaagttattttcttacctttcctTACTTGTttctctacactataaaagggctgcccttctgcacttttaaaaACACTTCAAAAAAGCAGGACTTTACATCGCACACTTACAATTCAATACTTTCATAACACACACATACTCTCAATTCAGCACAACTCTCTTCTAAGATTTTCTGACTAtttgcttgcaatttggctttacaagactactgaTTCTTCTTCTCTTGTTTCCCTTGAACTGGTATGTCTGTCATTTAATTTCCTACCTCACCCTTATGTACTTCAGACTTACGTTTACTTTACTACTCATGTTCAATAATTTGTGTTAAATATTTTCTTCCTTGGTTCTATTTATGTTATGAATCCCTgcccctattcccttctatatACTTGAGTTAAGTTCTTGGCCTGGcagtatcctaattactgtccaaaccttggcttgatccacaatggatcctaatcCACAATGGATCCTCACTCTTAATGCTTGACCAgtaggctggtcaggggtgtgccagcatcccaaTTGCTGGGCACGACCACTAGCTTGCCTTGGCTCTCTTTGATTCCCTTCCCgccttgtgcacttacacctattcctagaatcttaagttctgctgctctcttttgagccttgccttgggaccttgagtttaCTCTAAACTTAGACATCTGAGAGTTGGCATTTCCACAATGCACTATAATCTaaatctgcaatatatttggggtgtaagcactgcctggagttcttgaGACTCTTTGGATCTCTGAAgcaccctagataagagaaggctttggaaaccttgatctcggaagtggttcaatctcatatggttagacactaagtctgaattaggttCCTCGGATGCAGCTGTTAGTTTTTGATGTACTTTTAATTTAAGTCTGATtcactggtttgtaataatttgtattaaACTCATGGGGATTTAGTGAAGAAGGGAGTGGGATTTACTTTTATGCgcaagggtagaaagcatgcctatagggatgtTACTTTTGATTTTTGCACCTCCACACGTAGATATCATCTTATAGATTCCTATATTTCTATGCAAACGCCATTAGGCAAACAGGTAGGCTTAATAATAAAGTTGTACATAGATATCATGTTAATAGGACTCCTATTAAGTTTAAAAGGTGTTAATCAGTAAAAtttgtagaaagcatgcctatagggaatctTGGATATAAACTGTCTCACTCGTTTAAAGCCATATCCGATTTCTGAACTCGCAAATCTTTTTCTGAAACTCGTCTTGTTTGCTAAAACTTGCAGTCTTCTGCGATTGCCTGAATAGCGTGAGTTACCAGCATTTTTTCTGAACAAACTGGCATTTTCTGAAACTCTCTTTTTCTAATAAGTTCGTGAAATCTTTTACTAGTCTGCATACCTTTTCTGAAAATCGATAAAATTGGCGAACCTTTTCCTGAAATCAGTCTGTATTTTTTAAACCTATCTCTTTCCTGATAAATTTGATAAACCTTTTCAAAGTTGGTAAACGTTTTCTATAATAAATCAACaccttttctgaaatttattttaCTCTGTCAAAGACCATCAATTCTCTTATCAgtttgttttcaaaatcagtAGTTCTATTCAACACATAGACAAAAGGTTGATTAACTACCTGGATCAGTCTTAGGCAACTGCATTCGAGCAAACCTAATGCGGATTTCTTgtctaaaagtatgtgttgaatCAGTCCACTTATCGCTTTAATTTATTAAGACCAAACcagtacgtgcaagacatgctaaactatatgcctttatttgatttaaggaggtttacttaAGCCCTATTTGCTTACATGCTTTCCCATACTTGTATTatatgttttgaatgtcgccttagtattttgtcctttgaaactctcaaaagaccccaaatccctttccctttaggattagtagtcctaaatgcctccgtgactgataggattgggacgggtactagcatgcaataagtaacgataccattcgcGCTTTAATATCTTAACGGGGTGGggagggtagaatatggatatgatgaccggtgcgctaatatcacgtgcaacccctcttctgaggagtgattgctagatattgcattgaagtgatccatattaatcataaacctaggacccccttccctttatttgcCTTCGTCTTTTTTCgtaaaattatttaaaactttttcataaatttctgccatCTCTACTTACCTttaaaagttttcaacctaattgcaaagttgaatgcaagtccttatttgagccttgattttttatttgtaaagtcacaattgtaacatggccgggaaccacactagtggatcttgaggggtgcctaacaccttcccctcgagataatttttagcccttacccgaactctagtTTTCATCTCAAATCCTTCTAAAcatgtcctaatgcactataatcattaggtggcgactcttcaaaactccaaaacacaattctcgaaagggaatatagttgtccttcccaatgtcgtataccgaATTTCTATCCCCAAAAAGGgtagaggaaaaaagggggcgtcgacaggacttagactcatacaaatatagagtcaaggcttagactcatgcaattatggagtcaaggcttagactcatgtaaatatggagtcaaggattagactcatgcaaatgtgaaATCAgagattagacttatgcaaatatggagtcaggacttagacttatgcaaatatggagtcaagcatttgactcatgcaaatgtggagtcgaGGTTTAGactcatgtaaatatggagtcagggcttaaactcatgcaaatatggagttagGACTTAGAATCAtgtaaatatggagtcaaggattagactcatgccaATATGCAAATGAGAGAATATCAGATAAGGGTAGAGGATATCTTAGCTAGGATATGTTCAACGTCCAACTGccggatggatggtgaatttgctTTGGGAATGAATGTTATTGTCAAATGTGCCtgtgttcaaagaaaaatcgtaagtttcatgaggggaggttggttcttgcttcgtctgcCTGACTTGCTCTGCTCCGCTTTGGAAGCCCGTTTTTTTAATAAATCCACTAGGCAGTGTGCCTTGGGctagtttttatatataaaaatcaaaataaaaaaacacAAGGTCTGGAGGTCTTACCCTATAAAAGAAATAGAATTTGATGATTACATCCCTCCTATTGTCACTGTTGGATATGAGATACCCAACATTGACATTACAAAATGATCTACTAAGAAAATGTAAAGCAATGTCTAAAGATTGTATAAAAACTAGCCAATTGCATATATATTCACTTCCTGCATTTGCGCAAATTTGGTCTCCAAAATGGCCCTTCAATGTGTTCTACTCACCTGTTTCAAATTCCAAATCTATTGCATGTGATGGTATCCTGTGCATAATCATTTTACATTCCATTGCCATCTCAGCTCGAACTTGCCAAAGGTGTCTATTTCCTGCCTCTATCACTGTCCAATGCCAACTACATGCCCAGATTATTGTCCATATTTTGATCCTGATCCATGTCTGACCATATTCATTCTCTACCTTTCGGAGTTCCTTATATATCCAATTTACCATTACTAATGAGGTGCTCCATGTGCAGCTCTGCAATTCTGTCTTAAAAGCCCTTGAAAAGTACTTCTTCGACCATCTGTACCTGGTTATCTTTTGCAGCATGCCTATTATAATGCCTTCTTCTTTCTAATTCCAACCACATTTAGCTAACCAATCTATTCCAAAGCAATCCTGGGATATTGAAGTAAAGAGTGTTATTGGAGTTTTCCTCCACAGCATACCCTTCGATCCCACTTTATGTAGCCAATTTCCCGTCCCTTTTCTCGATTTCTTGTATATCCATGTAGATGTTCCATTGTTGCATATCCTCTATTGTGCGTCATTTGTCTTGACAAAACTACTGATGATCTCTTTAGTTCTTTGGACACTATGATGACTGCTGAACAACACAGATTTATAACCAAAAACCCCTGCATTATTGATACTCCATAGTGCCCTTAAATTATGCCTTGGTTCTATGTTTATGCCTACCCTTGATTACATTCCTGTGGAATGAGTACAATGTACTAATACCACCAActgaaagttcctcaagaggtaGGGCATAAATACAGTAACTTCTCCAGCAAAAAAGAAAACCATGTTAGTATAAAAAACATCACTATGCTCTCCTCCATTAAGATTTGAACATAGTGGTCCTGAGTGTGCTTTCCTTTATGATCAAAGTTTTTAGCCTTGAATTTTTCCTGGCTCCCTGTATGTGTTTCTAGTGATGGGCACTTCCATTTTGATCTTTTAATGCCTCTCCTTGATTGCCATCCGATACCCCTTATGAAGGCTAGTGTACCTTTCCTTTTCCATAATCTACTGTGTAGTGATGCTGATGTCCATAATTATTGCTCTATTTTTTCATTGTATTCTATCAGTATCTAATTGTCCTTACGTGAATTATTTTTCCTTTACTGACTCCATGGTGTAATTTTCTATCCTGCAGATTTGCTCCAGTCGTGGACATATGTACTGTCCCTTTTGGTAGAAATTTTGTATGAGTCCTGCAGCAGATTTATGTCTATACTTAGTTTGATTGCTTCCTGTGTAGTTATGATGTTAACCTCTAGTGGAGCATTCAGTCCAAGCACTTCATATGATGTTGTTTTAGCTTGCCAAGAGTACTTGCCTATCACATAAAATTTGGGCAGCAGAGTACCTGTCCTCATTTCTATGCATTTGCTTATCTTTGCTTTCCTTCCAGTGGTATGTGTGCCTACCCCTGCTTCCCTCCATTTGGAATGAGTACCAAGTACTAATACCACCAAATGGGAGTTGTTCAGGAGAAGGATCATGACCACAGAAACATTACCTACATAAAAGAAAACTAGGTCAGTAATAAACATGATCATTATACACTTCTCCTTATGGACTTGAGTATACTGATATAGAATGTTTCCAGAATTCCTCCCTTTCTTGCTACTCCTTTCCTTCTCCTCTTCTAAGTTTTTGCAACCTTCACTCTTATGTATGGGCATTGTAGCTTATCACTATTCACAATCTTCCTCCCCTTGATATCAAGCTCCCAGAAACTATGACACCCCAAAGGACCTGTGTCAATAGCATAATTTGCCAAGTGGTCTACTAGCTGATTACCCTCTCTAAGTGTATGTGAAATTTGCATATTACATCTGCCCATTAAGGCCTTTATCTCCTCAACTTCTGCATCAATTGTCCATGGTAGCCCACACTCCTTGTATCACATTTTTAACCAACATCGAATCTATATGTAAATCAATGAGTATATAATCATTGTCTGCATAGAATTTCAATGCTTCCAAAATAGCCTTCACCTCAGCCTCTGTGTTTGTTCTTTCTTCGACTTCTTTTCCACAAGCATGGATAACATTTCCTTCCTCGTTTCTCAATACATACCCTATCGAGCTTCTTCCTAGATTACCCCTAGATACACCATCTGTATTTACTTTTATCCAGCCCTGCTTAGGAATTTCCCATATAACCTTAGTGTATTTCAACTTAGGTGTATACTCCTCCATCATGGTTATTAAATCTGGCCATTTGTGTGGGATATTCTATAAACTTGGCTTCCTAAATTTCACCAATGATTGAAGCATTGCTGAGACTTGATAAATAACTCTATGGACAGAAACTGGATCCCCATGTTTATAGCCATTTCTCCTTTTCCATAATTCCCACACTATGATCGATGTCAGAGCTTGTATGATTGGTTGTAACCTCGGAACTGTCTGCAAAGTCCAGCATCTCACAATCACTTGATGGAAGGTCAATCTCTCCACATTAATTCCTGTAACTTGTAGGAAATAGTTCCACACCTTTCTAGCAGCATATAAAGTGAAGAATAGGTGTGTCATTGTCTCTTCAGTTTGCAGTACACAACACCAGCATTTGGAAGCCATTAAGTATCCCAATCTTTTGAAAAAGTCATCCAAAGGTAACTTGTTCTTCCAAACCTTCCACATGAAAAATGACACTTTGAATGGCAGCCCCTTTACCTAAATATTTCTACATGCAGTATTAggatctcttcttcttctcacaTAATCCCACATAGACTTTGCACTAAAACCACCTCTTGGTTCCAGTTTCCACACAGGTTTGTCCAACATTCCATCATGAATTGGTGGCTTCAATTGATGTTGGATATATTCAGATACATCTACAGGCAACAATTGATTAAGCAGCATCGCATTCCACCTATTCCCTTGTAACACTTCATACACGTTTTGTATAGATTCATCAAAGAAAAAATCAAGTGGAGTGACAAAATAAAGAGCACCTAGACCTGTCCAGTTGTCAAACCAGAACAGTGATGAACCAATCTTTGGTTTCCATGCTATTTGATGCTCTATATTGTCCCTACATTCGAGCATTTTTCTCCACACATGTGATCCACATCTCCAAGGAACGACGATAGCATTCAACTTTTTACAGTATTTTTGACTCATAAAAGCAGTCCACAATGAAGGCTTTGTTCTAAAATTCCACCAAAGTTTGCAAAATATGGCTTTGGACACATTATGTAATGATCTAAATCCTATTCCTCCTTTTTCAAATGGTAAACATAAATTGTCCCACGAGGCCCAATGTCCACTCCTTCCATCTacaaaattactccaaaaaaatTTGGCCAACAACTTATGTATTCTACTGATCACAGATGGTGGGGAACTAATAGAAGATAGCAAATGTATGGGCATAATTTGTAGAACATGTGAAGTAAGGACGGCTCTACCTCCTATAGACAATAACTTCCCCTTCCATGACTAAATTTTATCTAGGATTTTATTGATTAATCCTTGATAATATTCGAGTTTTCTACGAGCATAGAAAATTGGGCATCCCAAATATGTAAATGGAAAGTTTTGTTTCCCTATTCCAGTAACTCTTTCCACTTTCCTTACCACTGCTTCATCCGTTAAATGATGTAAATATACAGCTGACTTATTTTTGTTAATTAGCTGTCTAGATGCTACCTCATATGCTGCCAAAACTTCCGTTATCAATCTTAATGAAGTTTCATCAGAAGAAGAAAAGATGATCGTATC
The Nicotiana sylvestris chromosome 11, ASM39365v2, whole genome shotgun sequence DNA segment above includes these coding regions:
- the LOC138881259 gene encoding uncharacterized protein, translated to MNGAVEAANKNIKKILRKMVEGHKQWYEKLSFALLGYRTTVRTSTRATPYMLVYGTEAVIPAKVEIPFLRIIQEVELDDAEWVKGRYEQLTLIDEKKDECSLPRSVVSKQNIHSLQQKS